One genomic window of Penaeus chinensis breed Huanghai No. 1 chromosome 35, ASM1920278v2, whole genome shotgun sequence includes the following:
- the LOC125044132 gene encoding uncharacterized protein LOC125044132 encodes MREKNIPEKCIRIVQDMYKESETMVWCIAGTTQPFKVEVGLHQGSALSLFLFAIIMDTLTESIRKEAPWHMMFADDVVLCCEEKIEIEEDLERWSDRLEKRGMNVSRAKTEYMCLKDPTRMEQLEEDGRCDV; translated from the coding sequence ATGCGAGAAAAGAACATCCCAGAGAAGTGCATCCGTATAGTTCAAGATATgtacaaagagagcgagacaatGGTCTGGTGCATAGCGGGAACAACACAGCCTTTCAAGGTAGAAGTGGGGTTACATCAGGGGTCAGCGTTGAGCCTGTTCCTATTTGCCATCATCATGGACACCCTCACAGAGAGCATCAGGAAAGAGGCTCCTTGGCACATGATGTTTGCTGACGATGTGGTGCTTTGCTGCGAAGAGAAAATCGAGATAGAGGAGGACCTGGAAAGGTGGAGCGATAGactggagaagagaggaatgaatgtATCAAGAGCGAAGACGGAGTACATGTGCTTGAAGGATCCAACCAGGATGGAACAACTGGAAGAAGATGGCCGGTGTGATGTATGA